In Oscillospiraceae bacterium, the genomic window GGGATCCTGCTGCGCCACAGCTTATGCGCGACGGCGACGACGGGCAAGCTGGTCGAGAGCGCCGTCGGCCTGCCGGTCAAGCGCTTTTTGTCGGGCCCGCAGGGCGGCGAGCAGCAGATCGGCGCGCGCATCGCCTACAACGAGATCGACCTCGTGCTGTTCTTCCGCGACCCGATGGCGACGGCCCTGCATGAGTCGGACAACGCCCTGCTGCGCCTGTGCGACATGCACAATGTGCCGATCGCCACCAACGTGGCCACCGCCGAGGTGCTGGTGCATGGTTTGGCGCGCGGCGACCTGGACTGGCGCGACATCGTCAACCCAAAGAACAAAGCGGAGCGCTGAGGATATCTCCGCGCCGCCGCCCGGGTCTGGCCCCGCGGTGGGTCTCCGGCGCGAGACACGTTCACAAGTGTATCATTTGACAGTTCCTCACGACGCGCAGCGTCCTGTACGGGCGCCGCGCCTTGTAGGTGGGCAAAAATAGAAATTTTTTCCATTTTTATTGTGCGTCGGCGCGTAGATTTGGCGTTGTACAAAAAAATAGGAAAAACGATTGACAGAGGGCAGAGAGCTGTGCTATACTATTCTGGCGTGGATTTTATGCCGGAGTGGCGGAACTGGCAGACGCACGGGACTTAAAATCCCGCGGCTTGAAAAAGCCGTACCGGT contains:
- a CDS encoding methylglyoxal synthase produces the protein MNIALIAHDMKKELMVQFCIAYRGILLRHSLCATATTGKLVESAVGLPVKRFLSGPQGGEQQIGARIAYNEIDLVLFFRDPMATALHESDNALLRLCDMHNVPIATNVATAEVLVHGLARGDLDWRDIVNPKNKAER